Within Nosocomiicoccus ampullae, the genomic segment ATTGCTGCAACTGTTCCTGAGTATAAGTCAGATAATGTTGCTACACAAACACGTGCAGTGAATGTAGAAGCGTTAATTTCGTGGTCAGCATGAAGAATCAGTGCTTTTTCCATCGCTTCAACTTGAATATCAGTCGGTTCTTCACCGTAAAGCATATACAAGAAGTTCTTCGCAAAACTATATTCTCTTTTCGGTTTTATTGTTTCTAAGCCGTTTCTAAAGCGTTCAAAGTTCGCAACTAGTGCTGGCATTGCCCCTTGAATACGAAGTGCTTTGTTCCAGTTTGCTTCTTCAGTTAATGTATCAGCTTCTTCATCAAAAATTCCTAAATAAGAAACCGCTGTACGTAGAGATGCCATTGGGTGATCTCCGTTTTGAGCAAACTGCTTAAATACTTCCTCTTTATCTTGAGAGATATACATATACTCATATAAATCATCTTTAAATTTAGCTAATTCTTCTTCGTTTGGTAAGCGATCATTCCATAATAAGTAAATCACTTCTTCAAACTGAGCATTTTCAGCTAAATCATCAATCTCATACCCAGCATACGTTAATTGAGTTCCAATGATGGAACTAATTCTTGACTCTCCAATTACTACACCTTCTAAGCCAGAATTCTTTTCAGGCATAAAATAACCTCCCCTTATATCTGAAAACGTTTTATTGTTTTTATTATAACAAACATTTTACTTACCTGCTGAACATAAAAATCAACTTTCTTTGTGATTAAATAATCAAAAAACTACTACAACACTGTTCTATAAAGCTTTAAAAATAAAATTTAATTTAATATAAGAATTATAACTAAAAGTTAAGTTTCTTATAAAAATCAATAAGTTTTATTTATAAATAAAAACAGAGAGTATTATCTACTCTCTGTTTGGCATATCGATTG encodes:
- the citZ gene encoding citrate synthase; the encoded protein is MPEKNSGLEGVVIGESRISSIIGTQLTYAGYEIDDLAENAQFEEVIYLLWNDRLPNEEELAKFKDDLYEYMYISQDKEEVFKQFAQNGDHPMASLRTAVSYLGIFDEEADTLTEEANWNKALRIQGAMPALVANFERFRNGLETIKPKREYSFAKNFLYMLYGEEPTDIQVEAMEKALILHADHEINASTFTARVCVATLSDLYSGTVAAIGALKGPLHGGANEQVMNMLSEIGSLDNVDEYINRKIENKEKIMGIGHRVYKEGDPRAKYLKDMSRKLTEENGQPELYEMSVRIAELVEKEKGLLPNVDFFSASVYHSMGIPHDLFTPIFAVSRASGWIAHMLEQYENNRLIRPRAEYAGYTNRKYEPIENRK